Proteins co-encoded in one Xanthomonas campestris pv. badrii genomic window:
- the murJ gene encoding murein biosynthesis integral membrane protein MurJ produces MVRGLLSFSSMTMVSRVLGLVRDQVITTTFGSNAVTDAFWVAFRVPNFLRRLFAEGSFATAFVPVFTEVKETRPHAELRELMARVAGTLGGVLLLVTALALIFAPQLATLFSSGVDTDPAKHGLLVDLFRLTFPFLLFVSLTALAGGALNSFQKFAMPALTPVILNLCMIAGAVWLAPRLGGTPERQILALGWAVLAAGMLQLLFQLPSLEGINLLTLPRWGWRHPGVRKVLTLMVPTLFGSSVAQINLLLDTVIAAKLTDGSQSWLSLADRFLELPLGVFGVALGTVILPALARHHVKTDRAAFSSALDWGFRTTLLIAMPAMLGLLLLAEPLVATLFQYHKFTAFDTRMTALSVYGLSFGLPAYAMLKVVLPAFYARQDTRTPVRAGVAALVANMVFNFAILAVLYHLMVPPELKAQGVMQALGKQPGLHLALGIASALSSYLNLGLLWYWLGKSGVYQRRPGWGGYVMRLLLACAAMVAVLLGLLWWLPSFTGMDKWQRIGWLAVLVGSGGLTYLAAQLALGLRPRHLRES; encoded by the coding sequence ATGGTGAGGGGCCTGCTCTCGTTCAGCAGTATGACCATGGTGTCGCGGGTGTTGGGGCTGGTGCGCGACCAGGTCATCACCACGACCTTCGGCAGCAATGCGGTGACCGACGCGTTCTGGGTGGCTTTCCGGGTTCCCAATTTCCTGCGGCGGCTATTTGCCGAAGGCTCCTTCGCCACCGCCTTCGTGCCGGTGTTTACCGAGGTCAAGGAAACCCGCCCGCATGCCGAACTGCGCGAGCTGATGGCGCGCGTGGCCGGGACCCTCGGCGGAGTGCTGCTGCTGGTCACCGCGCTGGCGCTGATCTTTGCCCCGCAGCTGGCCACGCTGTTCTCCAGCGGGGTGGACACCGATCCGGCCAAGCATGGCCTGCTGGTGGACCTGTTCCGTCTGACCTTCCCGTTCCTGTTGTTCGTCTCGCTGACCGCGCTGGCGGGCGGGGCGCTGAACAGCTTCCAGAAGTTCGCCATGCCGGCGCTGACCCCGGTGATCCTCAACCTGTGCATGATCGCCGGGGCGGTGTGGCTGGCTCCGCGGCTTGGCGGGACACCGGAAAGGCAGATCCTCGCGCTGGGCTGGGCGGTGCTGGCCGCGGGCATGCTGCAGTTGTTGTTCCAGCTGCCTTCGCTGGAAGGCATCAATCTGTTGACCCTGCCACGCTGGGGTTGGCGACATCCGGGTGTGCGCAAGGTGCTGACCCTGATGGTGCCGACCCTGTTCGGCTCCTCGGTGGCGCAGATCAACCTGCTGCTGGACACCGTGATCGCCGCCAAGCTGACCGACGGCTCGCAGTCGTGGTTGTCGCTGGCCGACCGGTTCCTGGAATTGCCGCTGGGTGTCTTTGGCGTGGCGCTGGGCACGGTGATCCTGCCGGCGCTGGCGCGCCATCACGTCAAGACCGACCGCGCCGCGTTTTCCAGTGCGCTGGACTGGGGCTTCCGGACCACCTTGCTGATCGCAATGCCGGCGATGCTGGGGTTGTTGTTGCTGGCCGAGCCGCTGGTGGCAACGTTGTTCCAGTATCACAAGTTCACCGCCTTCGACACCCGCATGACGGCGTTGTCGGTGTACGGGCTGAGCTTCGGCCTGCCGGCCTACGCGATGCTCAAGGTGGTGCTGCCGGCGTTCTATGCGCGCCAGGACACCCGCACCCCGGTGCGCGCCGGCGTGGCGGCGCTGGTGGCCAATATGGTGTTCAACTTTGCGATCCTGGCGGTGCTGTACCACCTCATGGTGCCGCCCGAGCTCAAGGCGCAGGGCGTGATGCAGGCGCTGGGCAAGCAGCCCGGGCTGCATCTGGCGCTGGGCATTGCCAGTGCGCTGTCGAGTTATCTCAACCTGGGGCTACTGTGGTACTGGTTGGGCAAGTCCGGCGTGTATCAGCGCCGGCCGGGCTGGGGCGGCTATGTGATGCGTCTGCTGCTGGCGTGTGCGGCCATGGTGGCGGTGCTGTTGGGCCTGCTGTGGTGGCTGCCGTCATTCACCGGGATGGACAAGTGGCAGCGGATCGGCTGGCTGGCGGTGCTGGTCGGCAGTGGCGGGCTGACCTACCTGGCAGCGCAGCTGGCGCTGGGTCTGCGGCCGCGCCACCTGCGCGAGAGCTGA